The nucleotide window GGCAGGAAACCGAGCGGGATCGGCGGCGCCATGCCGAGCCCGCCCAGCAGGGCGGCGAACAGGGCGCAGAGGACGAGGTCGCGGGTGGACAGCATGACGGACGCTTCCTTCGGCTGACGGCGTTATCGTTGAGAGGTGTTCCTGGTTCCGGTTTCTGCCGGATCGTATCCCCGCGCTTCCAATGCGGCGGTCAGATCATCGGCCATGGTGAGGATCTTGACCAGCAGCGGAACGAACAGGGCGGCTATGTTGCGCTCGACGCCGCGGGCGCGTTGGGCCATCCGCACCTCGCGCACCTGCTCGCCCAGCAGGGGGATGAAGCGGATGGCCAGGGCCAGCATCAGCGCCATCTTGGCCGGATTGACCCCGACCGGGCGCAGCAGGCCGAACAGCCGCTCGAACAGCTCGACCATGTCCATGACGCGGGTGGTCAGCGTGACCAGTGTCGCCAGCAGGATCAGGGCGGCGAAGCGGGCGACGGCGACCGCCGTCTCCTCCCACCCGCCGCCGGCCAGCAGCGCCTGGAAGCCGAACAGCAGGGTCAGCATGACCACCGGCGCCCGCAACTCCTTCAGCACCCGCCGGACCGGCAGCTTCGCCGCCACCAGCACGGCGGCGCCGACCGCCCCGGCGGCCAGCGCTCCCCAGGCGCCGGGCAGAGCCAGCACCAGGATGGTCACCAGCAGCAGGCCGCCCAGCTTCGCTCCCGCCGGCAGGCGGTGGATCGCCGACTCCCGATGCAGGTAGAGCCCCAGCATCAGCCGAGCCGTTCCACATAGGCGGGTATGGCGTCCGCCGGCAGACCGTCGGCCACGACGCGGCCATCCTCCAGAACCAGCGCCCGGTCGAAGTCCTTCACCATGTCCAGGTCATGGGTGACGACGATCACCGTCTGCGGCAGGCCGCGCAGCAGCTCGATCACCTTGCGGCGGTTGCGCAGGTCGAGCAGGGTGGTCGGCTCGTCGAAGACCACGTAGGCCGGCTCCAGCACCAGCACCCCGGCGATGGCGAGCAGCTGCTTCTCGCCGCCGCTCATCTGGTGGGCCGGCTGGTGGCGGTAGCGGTCGAGACCGTAGCGCTCCAGCGCCCCGGCCACGCGGCGGGCGATCTCGTCCTTCGGCAGCTTGCGCGCCTTCAGCCCGAAGGCGATGTCCTCCTCCACCGTCGGGTAGACGATCTGGGTGTCCGGATTCTGGAAGACGAAGCCGACCCGCTGGCGCACCGCGCGTCCGTCGGTCCGCGTGTCCAGTCCATCGACGGCGACGCTGCCGGTCGTCGGCACGATCAGCCCGTTCAGCAACCGCGCCAGCGTGCTCTTTCCCGACCCGTTGCCGCCGAGAATGGCGATGCGCCGTTCCGCCAGCCGCAGCGACAGATCGTGCAGGACGGGACGGTCGCCATAGGCGTGGGTGACGGACCGGAGTTCGATCATCGATGGAGACGGGGCTTTCGCGTTGCAGTCCTGTTGCGCTTGCGAAAGCTACTTAGCCGGTTTGCGGGCGGGGTGCCAGAGGGGAACAAGTCCCCATCCAGGGTCAAGACGGTCAAGCTTGGCGCAATCCCGCCATGGCTCACCGGTGAGTCATGGGCTCGACGATCCAAATCCGGTCGCCAGGGGAGGTTGCCGGAGTGGCATCGAAGCCGCCGAGTTCCGCCACCACCCGGAAGCCGTGGCGGGTAAACAATGCCCGCATTTCTTCCGAAGTGCACCAGCGCAATTCCAGAACCTCATCTTTGCTTCTCAGGACCCTATTTTCCTTGTCCAATATCTCATAGGTGACGGTGAATTGCGCGATCTTCCTTTCCTGATCTACCTGATTACTCTTGAAGGTTCGGGCGACGTTGAAGGGAGAACCCTCCAGATTGATGAGCACCCTTGGATTCCGGTGGGCCGGGCGGAGACGGCTGTCGTTGTCGCAGGCCCCCCAGCAATCGAGGACGGCCCGGCCGTTATCGGACAGAAGCCGATGCAGGCCGTCCAGAAACCTGCTTCTGTCGTCGTCGTTCAAAAGAAAATTGAAGACGCGGAAGGGAGCGATCGCGAGATCGAAGCGGCGGCCGAGGCGGAGCGCGCAAACGTCCGCCTGGCAAATATCCGCCTGAATGAATGACACACGCCTCTTCACAGCCTCGTCGGCGGCCTCCAGCTTGCGGTGGGCGATCGCAAGCATGTCGTCGGAAAGGTCGAGACCGATCACTTCGTGCCCGGCCTCGGCAAGTGCGAAGGTCAGCCGTCCGGTTCCGGCACCGATGTCCAGGATCGGCGTTCCGCCGCCGATCGCGAGCGTTCGATAGAATGATGCCTCACTCTCCGGACACAGCGCGCCATCGATCAGGTCGTACAGTGCCGCACTGAAGCTGCCCTGTCCGTAGTAAGGCTCCGTCATTCCGCCTGCCGCCCTTCGGGCCGATGAAAGCTCCCCGATTGGAGCTGTTGGGGCCGCAGTTATTCATATCCGGCCAGCATCGGGCAAGGCCATCGTCGCAGGTCCGAATGGTCATCCTCCTGCCCGGCTCGGATCGCCTTGCCCTCGGAACCACGTTGCGGCCGGACGGTCAAAAGCTGTTGCGCTCATGGTAGGTCTGAAGGAACTGCTGCACCCGCGGTTCGGTGGATTCGTGGAAGACCTCGCGCGGGGTGCCGAAGGCGGCGATGCGGCCATGGTCGAGGAAGGCCACCCTGTCGGCGACATTCGCCGCAAAGCCCATCTCGTGCGTCACCACCACCATGGTCATGCCGTCCGCCGCCAGATCGCGCATGACCTGCAGCACCTCGCCCACCAGTTCGGGATCCAGCGCAGAGGTCGGCTCGTCGAACAGCATCAGGTGCGGTTCCATCGCGATGACGCGGGCGATGGCGACGCGCTGCTGCTGGCCGCCGGACAGCCGGGCGGGATAGCTGTCGGCCTTGGCGGACAGCCCCACCCGGTCCAGCATGCGCCGGGCGTGGGCGGATGCTGCGGCCTTGTCCATGCCGCGGACCTGCACCAGGGCTTCCGCCACATTCTCCAGCGCGGTCATGTGGGGCCACAGGTTGAACTGCTGGAACACCATGCCGACGTTGCGCCGCAGATCCCGCAGGTCGCGGTTCGACAGGCGGCGGCGCGGCGTGCCTTCGGTGTAGCCGACCAGCTTGCCTTCGATGCGGATCTCGCCGCGGTCGTAGACCTCCAGGAAGTTGATGCAGCGCAGCAGCGTGCTCTTGCCCGATCCGCTGGGGCCGATCAGGCAGACGACCTCCGACTTGTTGACGGTCAGGTCGATGTCGCGCAGCACCTCGTTGGTGCCGAAGCTCTTGCTGACGCCGCGGATGGAAACCATCGGCACGGCATCGGCGGCGGCGGCGGAACGGGGCGGGGAGGCGGTTTCGGAAACGGCGGTCATCACGCCCTCGCGGTTGCGGTCTGGGTCGAATCCCCCTGCGGCGACGCATGGGTCAGGAAACGGGTGACGCGGGCCTCCAGCCGGCGGCCCAGGCGCGACACCACCTCCACCAGCAGCCAGTAGAACAGCGCCATGCCGACGATCGTCTCGAAGGTGGCGAAGGTCTCCGCCGCCATCGTCTGCATCTCGTACATCAGTTCGGGCACGGTGATGATCGACAGCACCACCGTCTCCTTGGTCAGGATCGCCAACATGTTGACGATGGCCGGGATGGTCGACACCAGCATGGCCGGCACGATCACCCGGCGCAGGATGGAGCCGTAGGACATGCCGAGGCTGAGTGCCGCCTCCACCTGTCCCTTCGGCACCGCCTGATAGCCGGCGCGGAAGATCTCGGCGAAATAGGCGCTGCCGTAGATGCCGAGGCCGATGATGCCGGCGGTGGTCGCCTCCAGCCGCAGGCCGATGGACGGGCCGCCGCTGTAGAGCAGGAACAGCTGGATCAGGAAGGGCGTGCCGCGGATCACCTCGATATAGGCGCGGATGACCCAGCGCAGCGGCTTCAGCGGGATCTGGCGCAGCAGCATCAGGACGAAGCCCAGCACCATGCCGATCAGGCTGCCGGCGCCCCAGCACAGGATGGTGACGCCGAAGCCGCGCAGCAGCGCCGGGCCGTACTGGACGAGGATGGCGAAGTCCAACATCGGATCAGGCCTGTTGCAGGCGGCGTTCGACCAGCGTGCCGAACAGGGCCAGCACGCCGTTGATCGCCAGATAGATGAGGCCGGCCGCGAGGTAGATCTCGAGCGGTCGGTAGTTGCTGGCCGAAATGGTCTGGGCGGTCCGCGTCAACTCCGCCACCCCGACGACCGATATCAGCGAGGACGCCTTCAGCAGCAGGATCAGCTCGTTGACCAGGGCCGGCACCGAGATGCGGAAGGCCTGCGGCAGCAGGATGCGCGTCCAGATGGCCGATCCGGGGAAGCCCAGCGCCAGCGCCGCTTCGGATTGGCCGTGCGGGACGGCGTTCAGCGCGCCGCGGTAGATCTCCGATACATAGGCGCCCGATGCGAGGCCCAGCGCGGTGATGGCGGCGACCAGCGGCGGCACGTCGATGCCGATCAGCGGCAGCATGTAGTAGATCAGCAGAAGCTGGATCAGCAGCGGCACGCCGCGAAAGAAGCTGACATAGACGCCGCCCGCCATGTCCGCCGCCCAGTTGCCGGACTGCCGCGCCACGCAGACGACCAGGCCGATCACCTGTCCCAGCAGCACGCCGAGCAGCGAGACCCAGACGGTCGTGACGGCCGCCCCCAACAGATGGGGAAGGGCGTCGATGATGACGCTGAACTTCATTGATGGGCCTTTGTCGAGCGATCCTGCCCCTCTCCCGACCCGGGAGAGGGAAGGGGCCCATGGCGCAAGCCATGGGAAGGGCGGGGGGTGATGCAAGGATCGAGGAATCCATGTCCGGATTGCCCCTCACCCTCCCCACTTCGTGGGTCCCCTCCCTCTCCCGTGGCGGGAGAGGGAAGGTTGTGCCCCAGCCTTACAGCTGCGGTTCCGGAACGGTGGTCGGCAGTTCCTGCGAGACGCCGAACCACTTCTTCTGGATCTCGGCCATGCGGCCGTCCTTCTGGATCTTCACCAGCGCGGCGTTGACCGCCTCGATCAGGCTCTTGTCGTCATCGCCGAGGCGGCCGACCCACGAGAAGTAGGAGGGCTTGCCGAAGGGCGGCTGGACGACGGTGAAGGTCTCATTGCGCTTGGCGGCGGCGAAGGCGAGGTTCGGCAGCGAGTTGACCGAGGCGTCGATGCGGCCGGCGGCCAGATCGGCGTAGGACTGGTTGCTGTCGACATATTCGCGCACGTCCGGCGGGGTCGGCAGGGTCTGGGCGTATTCCTTGAGCTGGGCCAGCTGCGAGGTGCCCTTGCCGCCGCCGACCTTCTTGCCGGCGATGTCCTCCGGCTTGTTGATGCTCTTGTCGTCGGTGCGCTTCATGATCGCGGCGGTCGCCTCGGAAATCGGAACGGTGAAGGCATAGCGCTTCATGCGCTCCTTCGTGATCGTCACCGGGGCGATGACCAGATCGAACTTCTTGGCTTCCAGGCCGGGCAGGACGCTGGTCCAGGGCAGGTCGATATACTTGGGCTTGACGCCCAGTTCCTTCGCCACCTCGTCGATCAGGTCGCGGTCGACGCCCTTGTATTCGTTGTTCTCGAGGAAGTCGAACGGCGGGAACTGCATCTCGGTGGCGACGGTGAGGACACCGGCCTTCTTCACGTCGGCCAGCGTATCGGCCATCGCCGTGCCGGCGGCGGCGCCGGTCACCAGCAGAGTGGCGCCGAGCAGCGCCGCCTTGAACATCGTCCGAACCATACCCTTGCTCTCCATCGTGAGTGGTCCCCGGTGGTGGCCGG belongs to Azospirillum ramasamyi and includes:
- a CDS encoding amino acid ABC transporter ATP-binding protein; the protein is MTAVSETASPPRSAAAADAVPMVSIRGVSKSFGTNEVLRDIDLTVNKSEVVCLIGPSGSGKSTLLRCINFLEVYDRGEIRIEGKLVGYTEGTPRRRLSNRDLRDLRRNVGMVFQQFNLWPHMTALENVAEALVQVRGMDKAAASAHARRMLDRVGLSAKADSYPARLSGGQQQRVAIARVIAMEPHLMLFDEPTSALDPELVGEVLQVMRDLAADGMTMVVVTHEMGFAANVADRVAFLDHGRIAAFGTPREVFHESTEPRVQQFLQTYHERNSF
- a CDS encoding energy-coupling factor ABC transporter ATP-binding protein, coding for MIELRSVTHAYGDRPVLHDLSLRLAERRIAILGGNGSGKSTLARLLNGLIVPTTGSVAVDGLDTRTDGRAVRQRVGFVFQNPDTQIVYPTVEEDIAFGLKARKLPKDEIARRVAGALERYGLDRYRHQPAHQMSGGEKQLLAIAGVLVLEPAYVVFDEPTTLLDLRNRRKVIELLRGLPQTVIVVTHDLDMVKDFDRALVLEDGRVVADGLPADAIPAYVERLG
- a CDS encoding amino acid ABC transporter permease; protein product: MKFSVIIDALPHLLGAAVTTVWVSLLGVLLGQVIGLVVCVARQSGNWAADMAGGVYVSFFRGVPLLIQLLLIYYMLPLIGIDVPPLVAAITALGLASGAYVSEIYRGALNAVPHGQSEAALALGFPGSAIWTRILLPQAFRISVPALVNELILLLKASSLISVVGVAELTRTAQTISASNYRPLEIYLAAGLIYLAINGVLALFGTLVERRLQQA
- a CDS encoding class I SAM-dependent methyltransferase, whose translation is MTEPYYGQGSFSAALYDLIDGALCPESEASFYRTLAIGGGTPILDIGAGTGRLTFALAEAGHEVIGLDLSDDMLAIAHRKLEAADEAVKRRVSFIQADICQADVCALRLGRRFDLAIAPFRVFNFLLNDDDRSRFLDGLHRLLSDNGRAVLDCWGACDNDSRLRPAHRNPRVLINLEGSPFNVARTFKSNQVDQERKIAQFTVTYEILDKENRVLRSKDEVLELRWCTSEEMRALFTRHGFRVVAELGGFDATPATSPGDRIWIVEPMTHR
- a CDS encoding energy-coupling factor transporter transmembrane component T family protein is translated as MLGLYLHRESAIHRLPAGAKLGGLLLVTILVLALPGAWGALAAGAVGAAVLVAAKLPVRRVLKELRAPVVMLTLLFGFQALLAGGGWEETAVAVARFAALILLATLVTLTTRVMDMVELFERLFGLLRPVGVNPAKMALMLALAIRFIPLLGEQVREVRMAQRARGVERNIAALFVPLLVKILTMADDLTAALEARGYDPAETGTRNTSQR
- a CDS encoding amino acid ABC transporter permease gives rise to the protein MLDFAILVQYGPALLRGFGVTILCWGAGSLIGMVLGFVLMLLRQIPLKPLRWVIRAYIEVIRGTPFLIQLFLLYSGGPSIGLRLEATTAGIIGLGIYGSAYFAEIFRAGYQAVPKGQVEAALSLGMSYGSILRRVIVPAMLVSTIPAIVNMLAILTKETVVLSIITVPELMYEMQTMAAETFATFETIVGMALFYWLLVEVVSRLGRRLEARVTRFLTHASPQGDSTQTATARA
- a CDS encoding transporter substrate-binding domain-containing protein is translated as MVRTMFKAALLGATLLVTGAAAGTAMADTLADVKKAGVLTVATEMQFPPFDFLENNEYKGVDRDLIDEVAKELGVKPKYIDLPWTSVLPGLEAKKFDLVIAPVTITKERMKRYAFTVPISEATAAIMKRTDDKSINKPEDIAGKKVGGGKGTSQLAQLKEYAQTLPTPPDVREYVDSNQSYADLAAGRIDASVNSLPNLAFAAAKRNETFTVVQPPFGKPSYFSWVGRLGDDDKSLIEAVNAALVKIQKDGRMAEIQKKWFGVSQELPTTVPEPQL